The Mycolicibacterium fluoranthenivorans genomic interval GAACGGCGCACCGGACTGAAGATCGGGGTTCCGGAGGAGATCGCTTGGCGACAAGGTTTCCTCAGCGACGACGAATTGCGGTCATGTGCGCAGGCTTTCGTGAAATCCGGCTATGGCACCTACCTGCTTGATCTGTTGGACAGGGGGCGCTGATGGCGCGGCTGCTGGTCACCGGGGGTGCCGGATTCATCGGGTCCAACTTTGTCCACTACGCCGTCGAACACACCGACCATCACCTCACCGTTCTGGACAAGCTCACCTACGCGGGCAACCGCGAGTCGCTGGCGGGCCTGCCGGAGGATCGGGTGTCCTTTGTACTGGGCGATATCGCGGATGCCGCGTTGGTCGACGACTTGGTGGGATCGGTCGATGCCGTCGTCCACTACGCCGCGGAGTCACACAACGACAACTCCTTGAGTGATCCACACCCATTCCTGCACACGAATCTGGTCGGCAGCTTCACGCTCCTGGAAGCGGCGCGCAGGCATAGCGTTCGGCTGCACCATATTTCGACCGACGAGGTGTACGGCGACCTTGAACTCGACGACCCGGCACGATTCACCGAAACCACCCCGTACAACCCGTCCTCGCCCTACTCGTCGACGAAAGCGGGCAGCGATCTGCTGGTGCGTGCCTGGGTACGGTCTTTCGGGGTGGAAGCCACCATCTCCAACTGCTCCAACAACTACGGGCCCTATCAACACGTCGAGAAGTTCATTCCCCGCCAGATCACCAATATTCTGCGCGGCGTGCGCCCAAAGTTGTACGGCGAAGGTCGAAATGTGCGGGACTGGATACATGCCGACGATCACTCATCGGCTGTCCTGACGATCCTGGAAAAGGGTCGCGTCGGTGAGACGTACCTCATCGGTGCCGACGGTGAAAAGGACAATAAAACCGTCATCGAAATGATCCTGACCTTGATGGGCCAGCCCGCCGACGCGTTTGACCATGTCACCGACCGCGCAGGGCACGATTTGCGCTATGCCATCGACTCGACCAAGTTGCGCACCGAACTCGGCTGGCGGCCGCATTACCAGGATTTCGAGAGCGGTCTGGCCGCGACCATCCAGTGGTACCGCGACAACGAATCCTGGTGGGCGCCGGCCAAAGACGCGACCGAAGCGTTCTACGCTCGCCTAGGCCAGTGACTGTGACCGAGTATGGAAAGGCGCTCCGCTGCAGTGCGACTCCGATTCCCGGTCTGACCGTCTGGGACCTACCGGTGCACGGCGACAACCGCGGATGGTTCAAGGAGAACTGGCAGCGCGAGAAGATGGTGGCTGCCGGGCTGCCTGACTTCGGGCCGGTGCAGAACAATGTGTCGTTCAACGATGCAGTCGGCACTACCCGCGGTATCCACGCTGAGCCCTGGGACAAGCTGGTCTCGGTGGCTACCGGTCGGGTTTTCGGTGCGTGGGTCGACCTGCGCACCGGCCCCTCCTTCGGGACGGTGTTCACCACGGAACTGGACTCTTCGCGTGCGGTGTTCGTGCCACGTGGTGTCGGCAACGCGTTTCAAACCCTCGAGGCGAACACCGCCTATACCTATCTGGTCAACGACCACTATTCACCGGAAGCCACCTACACGTCGGTAAGCCTCGCAGATGGCACACTGGCCATCGCCTGGCCGATCCCGTTGGAAACGGCCGAATTGTCAGCTAAAGACCGTGCCCATCCGAGCCTGACCGATGTCGTTCCGATGCTGCCACGCAAGACGTTGGTCCTTGGCGCGAACGGACAGCTGGGCCGGGCCTTGCGGGACGTGTACGACGATGTCCAGTACGTCGACTTCGCCGATCGGGCCGAGTTGGACCTCGCCGCCGACTTCGACCAGGCATTCCGGTGGCGGGAGTATGACACCGTTATCAACGCCGCGGCGTACA includes:
- the rfbB gene encoding dTDP-glucose 4,6-dehydratase produces the protein MARLLVTGGAGFIGSNFVHYAVEHTDHHLTVLDKLTYAGNRESLAGLPEDRVSFVLGDIADAALVDDLVGSVDAVVHYAAESHNDNSLSDPHPFLHTNLVGSFTLLEAARRHSVRLHHISTDEVYGDLELDDPARFTETTPYNPSSPYSSTKAGSDLLVRAWVRSFGVEATISNCSNNYGPYQHVEKFIPRQITNILRGVRPKLYGEGRNVRDWIHADDHSSAVLTILEKGRVGETYLIGADGEKDNKTVIEMILTLMGQPADAFDHVTDRAGHDLRYAIDSTKLRTELGWRPHYQDFESGLAATIQWYRDNESWWAPAKDATEAFYARLGQ
- a CDS encoding bifunctional dTDP-4-dehydrorhamnose 3,5-epimerase family protein/NAD(P)-dependent oxidoreductase, with amino-acid sequence MTEYGKALRCSATPIPGLTVWDLPVHGDNRGWFKENWQREKMVAAGLPDFGPVQNNVSFNDAVGTTRGIHAEPWDKLVSVATGRVFGAWVDLRTGPSFGTVFTTELDSSRAVFVPRGVGNAFQTLEANTAYTYLVNDHYSPEATYTSVSLADGTLAIAWPIPLETAELSAKDRAHPSLTDVVPMLPRKTLVLGANGQLGRALRDVYDDVQYVDFADRAELDLAADFDQAFRWREYDTVINAAAYTAVDSAETPHGRAAAWATNVVGVAALARIATAHGLTLVHISSDYVFDGTTERAYREDDPPAPLGVYGQTKAAGDQIVTTVPRHYIVRTSWVIGDGPNFVRTILGLAECGVNPSVVDDQFGRLTFASELAGAIRHLLETCVPYGVYNVTGSGPVTSWAGIARRVFALAGHDPDRVTAVSAERYFASIAGPVAPRPRNSVLDLAKTYSAGYRATDSDEMLVRYVSGVNQLRGQR